A stretch of Onychomys torridus chromosome 2, mOncTor1.1, whole genome shotgun sequence DNA encodes these proteins:
- the LOC118578741 gene encoding zinc finger protein 431-like, with the protein MSAVTYDDVHVDFSLEEWVLLDSSQKNLYKDVMLETYRNLTAIGYSWEDHNTEKHCQSFRRHGRNKRNHTGEKLSENTQCVKTFAYQSHLQIHKRRHTGEKPYECNKCDKVFVSQSYLQRHEVTHSGEKPYKCNHCGKVFVHHSSLQIHNRTHTGEKPYKCNQCDKAFSQYSNLQTHKRIHSGEKPYECSQCGKAFLYHRDLQRHERIHTGEKPFKCDQCDKAFSRQCKLQMHKKTHTGDKPYECSQCGKAFVCQKSLQLHNRTHSGEKPYECNECGKAFVCQKRLLRHKRTHTGEKPYECNQCGKAFAHHNNLQEHKKTHTGEKPYKCNQCDKAFSQYSNLKKHKRTHTGEKPYKCNQCDKAFFEYAHLQVHKRTHTGEKPYECNECGKTFICQKSLQIHKRTHTGEKPYECHQCGKAFAYHSSLRIHKSTHTLEKPYKCNQCDKAFSQYSYLQIHKRRHTGEKPYECNQCDKAFACRRSLQRHKRKHPGEIPYE; encoded by the coding sequence ATGAGTGCAGTCACTTATGACGATGTGCATGTGGACTTCAGTTTGGAAGAGTGGGTTTTGCTGGATTCTTCACAGAAGAATCtatacaaagatgtgatgctggagacctacaGGAACCTCACAGCTATAGGCTACAGTTGGGAAGACCATAATACGGAAAAACATTGCCAGAGTTTTAGAAGGCATGGCAGGAATAAAAGaaatcatactggagagaaactctctgAAAATACTCAATGTGTTAAAACCTTTGCATATCAGagtcatcttcaaatacataaaagaagacatactggagagaaaccctatgaatgtaataaatGTGATAAAGTCTTTGTATCTCAGAGTTATCTACAAAGACATGAAGTAactcattctggagagaaaccttacaaatgtaatcaTTGTGGGAAAGTCTTTGTACATCACAGTAGTCTCCAAATACATaatagaacacatactggagagaaaccatacaaaTGTAACCAATGTGATAAAGCATTTTCACAATACAGTAATctccaaacacataaaagaatccattcaggagagaaaccctatgaatgtagtcaatgtggtaaagcctttttaTATCACCGTGATCTCCAAAGACAtgaaagaatacatactggagagaaacctttcAAATGtgatcaatgtgataaagccttttcacGACAGTGTAAACTTCAAATGCATAAAAAAACTCATACTGGAGACAAACCTTATGAATGCagtcagtgtggtaaagcctttgtatgtCAAAAGAGTCTCCAATTACATAACAGgacacattctggagagaaaccctatgaatgtaatgagtgtggtaaagcctttgtatgtCAAAAGCGTCTCCTAAGACATAAAAGgactcatactggagagaaaccttatgaatgcaatcaatgtggtaaagcctttgcacatcacaaTAATCTTCAAGAACATaaaaaaacacatactggagagaaaccatacaaatgtaatcaatgtgataaagccttttcacAATACAGTAATCTAAAaaagcataaaagaacacatactggagagaaaccctacaaatgtaatcaatgtgataaagccttttttGAATATGCTCATcttcaagttcataaaagaacacatactggagagaaaccctatgaatgtaatgagTGTGGTAAAACCTTTATTTGTCAAAAGagtctccaaatacataaaagaactcatactggagagaaaccttatgaatgtcatcaatgtggtaaagcctttgcatatcATAGTAGTCTCCGAATACATAAAAGTACACATACTTTAGAGAAACCATACaaatgtaatcagtgtgataaagccttttcacAATACAGTTATCTCCAGATACATAAAAGAagacatactggagagaaaccttatgaatgtaatcaatgtgataaagcctttgcatGTCGAAGGAGTCtccaaagacataaaagaaaacatcctgGAGAGATACCATATGAGTGA